Sequence from the Flavobacterium sp. TR2 genome:
AGTTGGATATAAAGTCAAAATGTTTGGCAATGTTGGCAATGATGTTCCGTTAATGTAATCGTTAACGGCATCAACATTAGTAATTCCCCATTGTGCAAGAGATAATCTAATACCTGTTTCATACAAAGTTTTAGCGTCTCCGCCCATGTTCCATCCATTTAAGGCTCCTTCTGCTCTGCTCAAGTAGTTTTCAGAAGCCATAAAAATTTCAATGTTTTTAGTTTCACTAAGATTATTAGCCGCTCCATTTCCTAAAACATCATTGTTAAAAGCAGAGAATTTAGTCGTTCCAAATTGATCTTCTAAACCTCCAACAGGATTACCTCTATACACTTTTACAGCAGCATTTGCATCAAGCGGGGCAAACCATTTTGATAAACGCGGATCGTTGTAACCTACCAAGATGCTTTCCATAGAAGCGGTCATTACATACCCCCAGCTGTTTACAATCATGTTTAAGTTGTTTGGCGTAATGTTGCTTGCTTTAAAGAATGCGCTTTGATCGTTTGTCTGCATTACACCAGCAGCAACCGCAGCTTCAGCTTGCGTTTTTGCATTTGCAGGATCTTTATCAGAGATTCTTAAAGCCAAACGCAATCTCATACTGTTTCCAAAGATTCTCCATTTGTCAACATTTCCTCCATAAACTCTATCATTTGGGGCAAGAGAAGCAACAGAAGTTGCAGAAGTAGAAGTCAATGTTGCATTTGCTTCGTCTAATAATTTAAAGAAGTCTGCATAGATAAATTCTACGCTATCGTAAGGAACTTTGTCTTTTCCGTTACCGGCTTCAGTATACGGAATTGGTCCGTAAGCGTCAACCATTTGGTTGTACATAAAAACTTTCCAGATTTTTAAGATTGCCAATGCTTCTTCATTTCCTTTAGAAGCTTTAACAGCATTTGATAGAGCTGGAGCCGCAACGGTGTAAAATCTTGTCCATCCTCTGCCTTCGTATCCGTTAACGAAAGCATTTCTTTCTGTTCCGTATCCACAGTTTAAATAGTGAATGAAAGTTGAAGACAAAATACCTGTAGCAATACCCCATGTACCTTGATCATCGATACCGCCTGGAGATGAGTAAGAACCGTTGTGGATACCTGCATACAATGCTGAAGCAAATGCAGGCCCTGCTAAAGTAGCATCTAACTGATCTTCGGTTAATGAATTAGGATCTTTGTTTATCTCATCAAAGTCACCAGCGCAGCTTGATAAAATCGAAACTGCCATTAATGCAACTCCTAATGTTTTTATTTTAAAACTATATTTCATGATATCTCTTTTTTAATTAAAATCCGAATTTAACATTCACTCCATAATCTCTCGTTGATGGAATGTTGAAAGATTCTATACCTTGCAAGTTACCTGTCCCTGCTCCTGCTTCTGGATCAAAGTATTTTGCTTTGTTTAAGAAGAAGAACAAGTTTCTGCCTACTAATGAGAAATCGATGCTTGAAAATCCTGAGTTGCCTAATAAACGTTTTGGCATTGAGTAGCCAAAAACAAGCTCTCTTAATCTGATGTTTGTAGCATCGTAAATAAATGGTTCTGCAATAGGAGTTCTTTGCCCGATTGCTGTCCAGTATTGCTCTGCGTTGATGCTTGTCGTGTTTTGAGTGTAAGTTCCGTTTCCGTTATCTACAACACCATCTACGATAATTCCGCCATTTCTTCCTGCAAGAGTGATATCGCTCACCCCTAAACCAGCTTGTCTTGCTTGAGTGTACGAAATAACTTCACCGCCAATTCTGAAATCAACCAAGAAGCTTAAAGAGAAATCTTTGTATTTAAAGTTGTTTTTGAAACCTGCTGTC
This genomic interval carries:
- a CDS encoding SusD/RagB family nutrient-binding outer membrane lipoprotein, translated to MKYSFKIKTLGVALMAVSILSSCAGDFDEINKDPNSLTEDQLDATLAGPAFASALYAGIHNGSYSSPGGIDDQGTWGIATGILSSTFIHYLNCGYGTERNAFVNGYEGRGWTRFYTVAAPALSNAVKASKGNEEALAILKIWKVFMYNQMVDAYGPIPYTEAGNGKDKVPYDSVEFIYADFFKLLDEANATLTSTSATSVASLAPNDRVYGGNVDKWRIFGNSMRLRLALRISDKDPANAKTQAEAAVAAGVMQTNDQSAFFKASNITPNNLNMIVNSWGYVMTASMESILVGYNDPRLSKWFAPLDANAAVKVYRGNPVGGLEDQFGTTKFSAFNNDVLGNGAANNLSETKNIEIFMASENYLSRAEGALNGWNMGGDAKTLYETGIRLSLAQWGITNVDAVNDYINGTSLPTLPNILTLYPTLDLQDIPVKLPVAWSASTADQRTQIAVQKYLAIFPESWEAWADLRRSDAKVIYPVLNTDNPDAGVGKSLMKRIIYTTNEYSSNKAAVEDGVSKLGGPDSGGTRLWWDTK